The DNA window CAGATGAGCGCTATGGTGGAAAATCAAGAGAGCAGAACCTGGCGACTCCGTGAAACTACTGCCTCTGGTCGCGGCATATTGGTGAATACGAGTCTATCTCTGGTTTCGACCAATCACGGGTCGGCCCGCCGCTGGAGAGACTTCTTGCGACGCCCGGACTTGGAGCGGGCTGGATAGCTTATCAAGGACAAAGTTGCTATCGGTTACTTGCTTTCGGTGTACGTCTTCAGTTTGGAGCATCTGGGACTCACTGCGGAGATCGATGAGTTTTTCGTTCTACCTTTCGGGCGATCATCAAGGGTTGGCTCCGAGTTGCTCGGCGCCGCAGAATCAGAGTTCCGTCCGTATTGGCTGTACGAACGTGTCATTGCAGTTGTCGCGAGCAAACGATGCAGCGCGCAGGTTCTATCGCAGGTCCGGATTTGCAGAGAGATCCGGTTATGATCTACTCGATAAGATGCTGCATGCTGATTAAGCTCCCTATCAAAATGAAGCGTCTGACGCCAACCGAGCTGAAGCGAACGCTTGACTGCAACCTCCTTTCGCTGCCGCTCCAGTCGGCTGCCGTCAAGCGTCGCTTAGCTCGGCGTTAGGCGTCAACGTTGGCCGCTTTCGGATATCTTCTGTTTTTCGCCGCTATAGTGTTTCTGTCGCTAGAGGTGTTTCGTGCAGGAAGAGCATTGCATCGGCCTCCTGGCCAGTTACCTCAGCGACTCTTGATCATTGGGATATGGAGTACCTCGATGGCGGAGACGCTGTGAACTTCTCGATGCGAGAAATTAAGTACTCCTATGTAGTTGACGGAAGGAACTACGTATCGAACGTAGCTTGGCTATGGATTTCCGAGTTGGATCGGCGCTGAGATGGTAGATGGCGCACTCGGGAAGGTGTTCCGAACGCGCCGAACCTCACCGTCCACTATAAACAAAGCCATCCTGCACACGCTGTACTGATAACGGGATTCAGGCGTTATCATGCTTTCAAGATTGTGATTTGGGCAATGCTGTCCTCTTGGGAACTGCCGTTGCGACTGGAGGCTAGTGATGGGATTGACGCTTAGATTTCACATTTGAAGTGCTACAGCTGACGCCTAACCAGGGAGCTGAAGCGAACGCTTGACTGCAACCTCCTTTTCGCTGCCGCTCCAGTCGGCTGCCGTCAAGCGTCGCTTAGCTCGGCGTTAGGCGACAGCGGATGAAAAACAACCGGGAAATGTAGAGATGAGTGCATCGAGAATCGGACACGTTTCCCAAGTACCCCTCGAATCGTGGTCATCAAGGAATATGAGTCCCCCATCAAAACCGAACTGGGTTCCGAGGCACGCATGAAAGTCGACTTGCGAACAGTTGGGGTTTTCGCAATTTGGCGTCAATCGAGTAGTGCTCGAACCCGGGTCCTACTCGGCTCTTCGACATTGGCATGAATCTGGAAGACGAATTTGTGTACGTGTTGCAAGGCGAACTCGTGCTAATCGACGATAATGGCGAACATCCTCTGAGAGAAGGAACTGTTGTGGGTTTTCCGCGGGGTGTTCCCAATGCGCATCACATTACCAATCGGTCCAGCCAATCCGCGACCTATCTGGTGGTAGGATCTCGTTTGTCGGATGCGGATACCGTTCACTACCCGGATGACATATTCAGTTAAAACTAGACTGATTCAGTGCAGAGAACTATGGACTGTCGCCTAACAAAAGATGCAGCGAACGCCAGAAAGCGTCACGCCTTTTGCGTTCGCAAAAGTCCCGCCCACTTCCCGTCGTCGCTGATCTTTGGCGTTAGGCGTCACCGCTATGCGCCCAGTTTTTGTAGGTGGCAGCCCTGGATGCGGTAAAACAACGCTATGTTCGAAGCTCACGCTGAACTCGATGAGAAAGGTGGTAACCGTCCGGTAAACCCATCTAGCGCGATCTGAATCGGGTGCCGAGGATAGTGTCCACCTTAATCGATAGTGCGGACACTAAGATGGCAGGAGTGCGCGGTACGCGTCGCCGTCATAGCTGGCAGAGTTGAAGACCAGAGTTCCTGGATGCCTGTAACGAACCTGGAGCCTTCGGTTGCGCGGATCGCGATGGAGCACGGGCTGAACGCGAACCTGGTACCACAGGTGGCGTCGGCTGGCGGGACCAGGGCAGCGGGCGGTTAAGGACATTGATCCGGATCAACGAGGTTCATCGCCCTGCCGGTGTTACGGCCGACCGGGATCGATGCCGGCAGGCGACATCCGGATCTCGATCCGTCGAGGTGGCACGGACGCTCGATATCCAGTGGCCAGTCGCGGGCGCAGGGATCTGTGCCCAGTGGCTGAGTGAGAGTTGCTGCAGTGATCCGTATCGATGAGATCTGGCTCGCCGTCGAGCCGCTCGACATGCGGCAGGCCCCGACACGGCGCGCTGGCCCGGGTGATCAAGGTTTTTGGTGAGGCGCGTGCGCATCACGCCTACCTGTTCGCGAACCGGCGGGCCAATCGGATGAAGGTGCTCGTGCACGACGGCTTTGGTCTGTGGTTGTGTGCCCGACGGCCTGCATCGCGGCGGCTTCATCTGGGCGGGTGTACGGTCAGAGGCTGCGGTGACGCTGACCGCCGAGCAGTTGCAGGCACTGGTGGTTGGACTGCCCTGGCAGCGACTGGGCGCGGTCGCCATCCGGCTTGCCTGGAGCCGGATATTTTCTCGCAATGGATCCCGTTCGGTTGCCTGTTGTGGGATACTGCCCGCCATGCACTCGGCCGATCCAACTTGCCACCTTGGACGCAGAATCGCTGCGTGCGCTGGCCGCGCAGCTACTTGCCGAAGTGGTCGAGATCCGCCGCGACAACACGCTGAAGCAACTGAAGATCGACCAGCTCACCCACGAGATGGCGATCCTGAAGCGCGCTGGAAGTTCGCTGCACGTAGCGAGCGGTTGAACCCGCCCAGCGTCACCTGTTCGAAGAGACGCTCGAAGCCGATCTGGAAGCCATCCGGTCTAGAACTCGAGGCGTTACAGAGCATCGAACAGCGTACCCCGCTCAAGGGCAAGCCGCGCCGGGCCGCCTTGCCCGCCCATCTGCCCGCACTGAGGTGCGCCACGAGCCGGAGTCGACCCTTTGCGCCTGCGGTTGTGCCATGAAGCGCATCGGCGAGGATATCAGCGAGAAGCTTCGACTATGTGCCGGGCGTGTTCAGCGTCGAGCGACACGTCCGCGGCAAGTGGGTGTGCGGGCGCTGGAGATCCTCGTCCAGGCGCCGGTACCCCCGCACGTGATCGACAAAGGCCTGCCGACGGCGGCCTGCTGGCCCAGGTGCTGGTGGCCAAATACCTGGATCATCAGCCGTTGTACCGACAGGAAGGTATTTTTGGCCGGGCGGGGTGGCGATCCCGCGCTCAACCCTGGCGCACTGGGTGGGTCATGCGGCGTTCAACTGCAGCCGCTGGTGGACGCCTTGCGAGAGCAGATGCGAACGACCCGTTTTTTACACGCTGACGAGGACGCCGGTGGCAATGCTGGTACCCGGCAAGTAAAACCCATCGGGCCTATGTCTGGACCTACGGGACGACGGTCTATGATCCACTGCAGGCCGTGGTCTACGACTTCGCCGAGGGTCGTGCTGGAGCGCACGCCAGGCGCTTCCTCACCGGCTGGCAGGGCAAGCTGGTGTGTGATGACTTCAGGTACAAGGCGCTGTTCGCCGGTGGGGCGTCACAGAAGTGGGATGCCTGGCACATGCCCGGCGCAAGTTCTTCGATCTGTGGACGTACCACCAGAGTCCCGTTGCAGAAGAGGCCTTGCGCTTCTACGCGGCGATCTACGACATAGAACGAAGCCTGCAGGCGCTCGATGTCGATCAGCGCACTCGACTGCGAACACTGAAGACCCGGCCGATCGTGGATACCTTCCACGACTGGCTGGTGCTCGCAGCGCCAGAAGGCGACGGAGGGCACGGCCATCGCCAAAGCCCCTCGACTACAGCCTGAATCGCTGGGGTGCACTCGTCCGGTTCGTCGAGGACGGCAATCTGCCGCCGGACAAAAATCACATCGAGAATCGCATCCGGTCGATCGCCTCGGCCGGTCGAACTGGTTGTTCGCGGGATCTCTGCGCGGTGGGCAACGTGCCGCTGCTGCGATGAGCCTCATCCAGTCAGCAAAGCTTAACGGGCATGACGCCTACGCATACCTTAAGGACGTGCTCGAGCGACTGCCGACGCAGCCGGCGAGCCGGATCGAAGAGTTACTGCCGCACTGCTGGAATCCCGACACCAGCTACGTAGACAAAATCCTTCTAAAGGCAAGATGGGTTCACCGGACGGTTACGAAAGGTGTTCATATTCACACGGACGACTTCTTCGATTTCATCGCTCACAGAATCGATCCGTCCAAACCGGGCTCTCAAGTCCAGAATGAGGCCGTTGTGCGAGCATATTGCTCCATCGGTCACTGCCCTTTGCCGAAGCTGGCTATTCCGTTTTCGTTGATGGAGTAACGGGCCCTGGCTTCATCCGACGATCCTTTCAACTTTTGGATTCCTTCGACTACCTGTTTCATGCAGCGCTGCCAGACACCTTGTCCCGAATTGCCAACCGATCCAGTCAGGCCTCCGCTCGCCCTAGTGTCGCAGAGCGCATGCATCGCCAATTTGAAAAAGCTCTTGAGGATTACCCTGAAAATGTCGTTCGGCGATCAATACACGGCTGAAGCACTTGTTGGCGTTGTGCAGGCGAAACTTCAATCAGGCAGGTGTACGATCAGTGACGCCTGACCAGGAGATGAATCGGACGCTTGACCGCGACCTCCTTTCGCTACCGCTCCAGTCGGCCGCCCTCAAGCGCCGCTTATCTCGGCGTTAGACGTCATGGGAAGGGTGCAGAACATTTGGCACTCGATTTACCCAGTTTGGGCGTTACATCTGCCAAACTATTGGCCGAAGTCGGAATAGAAGACGTTCTATCTTTGCGAGAACATCGGGGCCGTGGGAAGCTTTACGGCATTGCGGATGCAGTTCGGTAAGCGAATAACTATCAACTGGACTATGCTTTGGAATGCGCGTTGTTGGGTATTGACTGGCGTCTACTGAGTGACGAGCGAAAGGCCGAGCTCCGCTCATCAGCGCGTCAAGTTATCGAAGAGCTAGATCGGTTTGTGTAATACCAACAGAAACGGACTGGGGGCCGGGATTATTCGGTGTCACTAGTTTCATTTTTGAACTCCAACAGCGTAAATAGTGTAGTAGATCGGGGAAGCATCAGTCGACGCAAAGGCTCACATTTGAAGTGCAATCGGCGGGAGTATCAGATGACGTCTAACCAGGAGCTGAAGCGAACGCTTGACTGCAACCTCCTTTCGCTGCCGCTCCAGTCGGCTGCCGTCAAGCGTCGCTTAGCTCGGCGTTAGACGTCACTGCAGATGACCCTTCAACAGAAACAGGATTACAGAAGGGCACTGCAATTGATTCAAGAAGCCATCAACGACTGGGACCCATACAAACTTGTCTCAAGCGGCTCACCGACTGACGAATTTCAAGGTGAGGTTGGCTCCATCGTGACCCAGATTCCGGAAAATCCAACTCCCAACTTGATGTGGCTCGGGCCGTCTCGGAAGTATTCACAAACTCCTTCGAGGCAGAGGGGTTCGAGGTGAAAGATTGCCTTGAAATTGGTGCTACGATCTACGAACTGCTTTTGAAAGAAGGCTTCCTCAATGACTCGTACACTTAGCCTTGCATTCAATGCGCTGGAACTGACGTCTAACCAGGCAATGAAGCGGACGCTTGACCGCGACCTCCTTTTTCGCTGCCGCTCCAGTCGGCCGCCCTCAAGCGCCGCTTATCGCGGCGTTAGACGTCAGAAGCAGATGAGCCCCACCATATTCAGAGAGCGTGGATACCGGTTCTTCTTTCACTGGAAGAATCAAGGATGCACGTTCATATTCGATCTCAAGACGGTGAGGCAAAGTATTGGCTTGAACCTCGTATAGAATTGGCAAAGAATTACCGTCTGTCCCAGATACAGCTTCGTCAGATCGAAGCGATAGTCGAGGCGCATAGAGATGAGCTTGTCCGAAGACCTGGAAAAAGTACTTCGGAAATCGTAGTCACTGACATTTCTCCAGATGGGTTGTGGGTACTGATCGTCGACGAGGAGCATTTCCTACCCTTCTCCTAACTTCCCTTGGTTTAAAGAAAGCCACAGTCGAACAAATTCTGAATGTGATCACAGAGGGCCCTGGCGCGTATCCACTGGCCCCGACCTAGATATTGATCTCGCTCGACTCGATTCGGAATCCAGAAAATATCCCAACGTCACCAAGACTGACGTCTAACCAGGAGAAATGAATCGGACGCTTGACCGCGACCTCCTTTCGCTTGCCGCTCCAGTCGGCCGCCGTCAAGCGCCGCTTATCTCGGCGTTAGGCGTCGTGGGAGCCAGCCGTGCAGATCTCGAGCAACTAATGGAACCGAGGACGGGCAACATCGCGCAGCTCATGGCTTGGGCGCAGCTGTTTGCTCCCCCAAGCAACACGATTCCTGCTTCTTCACCGTGCCATGCGCCAGCAACGCGAGCATGTTCATCTGCAACGAAGTTGCTACTCAACATGAAATCGAAATGCCCTCGTCGATGATTGGAGTGGACAGTGTCCTTAGCATCATCAGAGTGAAGAACCTCCGCTCATTGTGGATGCGATATTCCCCAAAATGATCAATGAGGTCCCGTTTACGCGCGCCTTCGTCGATGAGTCTTCGCTCAACTACGCTTCGAACTCAAGTGAGCGAAGTCGATCAGAAGTCCATCGGGTTCAGTTTCGGAGCTACCCGAAGCTCACTCTTGCCGATGCGCTTCAAACTGGTGTACTCAGAGCATGGGAGTTGCCCGAGTGACATGTTCATCTACACAGCAATCGTGCCGTCCGACGCGCTTAGGTTCACATTTGAAGTGCAACGACTGACGCCTAACAAGGGGGCTGAATCGAACGCTTGACTGCAGCCTCCTTTCGCTGTCGCTCCAGTCGGCTGCCGTCAAGCGTCGCTTAGCCCGGCGTTAGGCGTCATTGGATGCCATCCGACGGATTAGGGAATTCTCGACACTCCACAGGTTGAGTGCGATGGTCGAAGGTTTACCGGCATGGGCAGAACATGCAGCACCTTTTGGCTAGCAGCCGCGATCATGATCATTGGTGTTGGTATAGAGAGCTGGTATTCGTGGCGGTTCCTAAGTGCATTGAGATCGCGACATCCAAGCCTTTGGGAACACAGGGTGCCGCAACTGGAGAACCGACTCAGGTCTGTTGAGTGCATGGCCAACAATTCAATATCTCTTGAGGCGCGAATATGCTGAAAGGGGACGGGATGATGAAATCGCTTTTTGCGAAGCACACCGTATGAAGGTCGTCGTTTCGTGGCTGGTAATCGGCTTAGTGGGAGTTGTCGCGTTTTTCTCGACTTGGTTTCTCGTTGGTACTCCGGAGTGAGTACCCTAGAATTCACATTTGAAGTGCAACAGCTGACGCCTAACCAGGAGATGAATCGGACGCTTGACCGCGACCTCCTTCGCTACCGCTCCAGTCGGCCGCCCTCAAGCGCCGCTTATCTCGGCGTTAGACGTCAGCGTTTACCACAGAAGATATTTCACTTTGCTCGCCAGATCTCATACTTTCGATGGAACATCACCCTCTTCATATACCTAGCACTAGTTCCGGAATGGCGGATGTGATTCCACTTTCAACGATCTGCTCAGCTCGATTGAGCCGGATCCAAGGGTATGGGCGCAAGTCTCCAGTCTCCCGCCGTGTTGGAAAAGATCGAACCAGGGGAATCTAGCAGGAGCGATCCCAGCCCCCATTCTCCGATTCGAGATGCTGTTCTTGCGCTCCGTCTTCGTTCGGCGCTATCTTCGCCATTCAACATCCGTCGCTTCGCCTCTATATGAATCGTGTTGAAAGGCTGACGTCTAACCATCAGATGAAGCGAACGCCAAATGCGTCACGCCTTTTGCATGCGCAAAAGTCGCGCCGCATTTCGTCGTCGCGCTTATCTTTGGCGTTAGACGTCAGGTGCTAGTCGTTGCCTTCTATCTAGTATTCGCCGCTGGTCTTGCGCTGGCGGGACCGACCTCCTGCTGCGTTGCAGACGAGCATGCCCTGCAAATTTCTCTACACGAGCTCGTCGCGAGCGGTGAAAGTACAATGAACGGCTTGTGAGGGTGGAGGGTGTTATCAACTGGAATTCGAGGGAAACGCCATCTACCTTGATCGGGAGAGCTATGAAAATCAGAGTAGTATGAATCGATTGGCAATTGACCTATCAGAATCACTGCTGGTAAACGGATATCAGAGAGTAAAGGCATGTGGGCCGAAAACTAGTGGGAACTTACCAGCAATATGATCGACAGACTGCGGATTGTTCATTCGACTCTGGCGTCGACGAAGAGTGTGTCTATGTTGGCATGAGTGCTTCAGGAGTGTTGCTCGAGGTTGAGTATGTCGATGTTCTATGCCCTGGCGTTTAGGTTCACATTTGAGACAACGACTGACGCCTAACAAGGAGATGAATCGGACGCTTGACCGCGACCTCCTTTCGCTGCCGCTCCAGTCGGCCGCCGTCAAGCGCCGCTTATCTCGGCGTTAGGCGTCTGCGCACTTACCGATATTCGTAGTTGCCGTCATTGGTATAGGCATCGCGCATCAAGCCTTTGCCAGGGGGGAGTGCGGGCGCGTTGAAAGAGATCTAGTATGCAAAGACACGGAATGTAGATCTCATCAAATATGGATCGACGTCTACGTGAGCGGGTCGGGTGTGTCTCTTGAACCAATGGGCTCGAGTTCCTCTCCGACGGTCCTCGAAGCGTGTGATTTCTCTAAAGAGCATTTTGTAAACGTTTTACTTTCCCGGTGGCCAAATTGACCGAGAAACTCCAGACGCAGCTGGAAAGCCTCACGGGGTATCTGAGGGCTCGTGACGTGAGATTCGGAGTATCGATCTATGGAAGAGAGGGAGCCAACATGATGCAAAGGTTCGCGTCTGTTTTGCAGCTAAGCAGGAGGCGAAAATGGCGTTTGGGTTCACATATGAAGTGCAACAGCTGACGCGCCTAACCAGGAGATGAAGCGGACGCTTGACCGCGACCTCGCTTTCGCTTTGCCGCTCCAGTCGGCCGCCCTCAAGTGCCGCTTATCTCGGCGTTAGACGTCAGAGAATCACTTCCAATGGAATTTGAATGGGACATAACCAAGGCTAATCAGAATATTGAAAAACACGGGGTAACCTTTAAGAAGGAGCCGTGTTCGATGATGACTTCTCCTTGACGGTATCTGATCCAGATCATTCTGCAGAGGAGAACCGTTTCTTGATTTTCGGACTTAGCAAGCAGCAAAATCACCTGGTCGTATCATTCACCGATCGGGGTGATAGAATTCGAATCATCTCCGCACGGCGGATGTCCCGCCGAGAGATACAAGCTTATGGAGTAATGACAAAGACACTTTGAGACCCGAATACGATTCAGATCTCATAAGAACTGGTGTTCGCGGCAAGTATGTATCGAAATATCGAGAGGGAACAAACGTTGTTCTCATCGATCCGGATCTTCACAAAGCTGTTCCCCGATTCCAGAGGCGGTCAATCGTGCTCTTCGCGAGTACGCGAATCAGAAAGGCAAGCTGCTGACGTCTAACCAGGAGCTGAAGCGAACGCTTGACCGCGACCTCCTCTTCGCTACCGCTCCAGTCGGCCGCCCCTCAAGCGCCGCTTATCTCGGCGTTAGACGTCATGATTGGAATCACCAATCCTTGAAGAAAAAGATCGTTCTAAATGGAATTGTTGTCGGGGAGTATGAGTCCACGGGTATTCCAAGATGATGACATTCAATCAGTTAGAAGGTATCTGAAAGACCGTAACCTTTGGAAACAGATATCCAGGAATGACCAGATGTTTGGGCATGCAAACTCATTTGCCGAAACGGCGATCAGCATATACAAGAAACATTTGGTGAGAGATCTCCATTCTATGGCCCTGCGGCTACACCATTTGTGGTGAATTCCTCATTCGCAGCTGAACTCTATATAAAAAAACTCTCCATGACCTGGAGGGGCATTCAGTTCGCGGGCATAAGCTAACTGACCTCTATGCCAAACTGTCACCGGAACATAAAAGGTTTGATTGACGAGTCTGCTTTGGCCGTGCGCCAACATTTTAGTGACGATGTTCCTGATTTGACCGCCAGCATTGCGATGCTGAATGAAGCATTCGAACGAAGTGGCGTTACATTTATGAAAAGGACAGACTCGAAATACACATTCCAACAGTTCGGTTTGTTTTACATACTTTGCATGAGGCGATTTCGAGGGCTCGCGAGAACGCCGCTTGAATACATATTGAAGGCACAGCGACTGACGTCTAACAAAAGATGCAGCGAACGCCAAGGGAGCGTCATGCTTTTGCTTGCGCAAAAATCCCCTCTCCCTGTCGTCGCTGATCTTTGGCGTTAGACGTCACCGCATGCGCTGTACGATCATTGGAGTGCTTTCGCTATCCGCACTCTTCCTTTGCAGGTACATCGGAGGCGTGCTCTTGCGTACCGAGACCAACTGTAGAGGAGCAGTATGATGAGTACTCCGAAGTTTTCTTCTGGGTGTTGTTACTAGAGCATTCCCAATTGACGAAGAACCGAGGATTGGGGAGCCTGCCAGCTTCCAGGGTGCTGACGAAAGTCGTGGAGGTATACAAAGGGGACTCCCCGGGAGAGATATCCGACTGGCTATGCCAATCTATAACGGTCCCAACGATCTATCCTGGGAGGCTGTGGCCCCGAGTTCGAGATTGGCCATTTTTACATTGTGTGTTTTAGAAAGCTCGATCTTGCTATTGATCCTACGGATGAAATATCACCAGCGGATCATCGACATCGATACCCTCGGCCGAGATTTGAATCTTGTTCCCGCACTGTTTGGCCGGTGACTGATGATGTGCTCAATTATTTGCGCGCCAAAGAGGAGGTAACGAAGTGACGTCTAACCAGGAGCTGAAGCGAACGCTTGACTGCAACCTCCTTTCGCTGCCGCTCCAGTCGGCTGCCGTCAAGCGTCGCTTAGCTCGGCGTTAGACGTCAGCGTTCACTACAGAAGAAATTTCACTTTGTTCGCGAGTAATCACTACCTTCTGATGGAAGATCAGCTTCCTTCGTCCCGGTGCTGGCTTCGAATATCGCGGGTTATTTCACTTTCAGCGAGTTGTTCAGCTCGATTGAGCCTGATCCAAGGTGGCAGGCGCAAGTCTCAGTTCCCCACCGCGTTGGAAAAGGGGGATCCAGGAATCTAACCAGAGCCTTCCATGCTTGCCTTCTCCGATTGAAGGCACCCTCCTTGCGCTCAGTCTTCGTTCGGGGCTATCTTCGCCATTCAATATCCGTCGCTTCGCCTCCATATGAATCGTGTTGAAAGGCCGACGTCTAACCATCAGATGAAGCGAAGCGCCAAAATGCGTCACGCCTTTTGCATGCGCAAAAGTCGCGCCGCATTTCGTCGTCGCTTATCTTTGGCGTTAGGGCGTCGCGGCTCAACGAACCAGCCAGCTGTCTCATGGATCACAACACCGAGCATTACCCGTGACGGCATTGCTGCGATTGGTATCTTCTGGGGGCTTGCATCTCAACTGATGCTTTTCGTTTCTCGGACTGAGATGTTGCCGGACATGTTGATCTTTTTCAGTTCGCTGGTCGCCGTGGTGCTAACATTACCTTTCTACACACTTACAACAGTGGGTACTCCCACTTTTCATATCTGGTTCTCTATGGTATTGCCGGAGCTACGTGGATAGCGATTTACATGATCGTGCTAACAATCGCCTTTGAGGGATGGAGATGGCGGAGCCATGACGTTGATGATGGTGGCTTACCTTGGAGCCGGCGTGACGATACCCTTCCTAGCGGCAATTGCTCTCGGTGCTATTGGTAGGCTTCTACGTCCGAGGAAACAGATGTGACGCCTAACAAGGCGATGAATCGGACCTCCTAACTGTCATCTTTTTCTGCTTGCGAAAAGCCGCCAGGTCGGTCGGCCGCTTATCGCGGCGTTAGACGTCAGTAAGAGATGATCACTTTCAGTCGCATAGAGAAAATGACCAAGTTGCTCCCAGGAACTGAGGGTGAGCACATCATATGGAACACCGGCTATTAAAGTCGGGAAGCGTCTGATGCTGCGGATGCACCGACAAAGAGGATGCAATTGTCCTGCTGATCAACACCGTTGAGGAGCAGCAGGAACTGATTCTTAAGACACGTCGTTCTATATCACCGATCACTACAAGGGGTACCCAGCAGTATTGATTCGTCCTACGGTCGAAGAACGTAAGTTTAAAGACCTCCTGGAGTTGGCGTGGCGTAGAATTGCGAGAAAATCCAGATCTTGTTGAATATGACAGCCGAGTCTAGAGGACTGGACGTCTAACCAGGAGCTGAAGCGGCACGCTTGACTGCAACCTCCTTTCGCTGCCGCTCCAGTCGGCTGCAGTCAAGCGTCGCTTAGCTCGGCGTTAGGCGGCTCATGCGCGGCACCTGGTACTTCCTCAGGTTTAGAACCGTTCGAAATCTGCTGTGGTGGCTGGCGCTGGGCCTATCACCCATCGGGATGGTCTACTCGCAGCCGCCTAACGCGGATCAGGTACGTGTAGTGAAATCCGAAGCACGCATGTATCTGCTGAGAGACGGAGAAGCCTTTCGGTCTTACCGAGTAGCATTCGGCGCGAATCCAACGGGTCACAAGCAGAGGGAGGGCGACGAACGTACACCAGAGGGGTGGTACGTTTTAGACTACAAGAAGGCCGACAGCGCCTTCTACAAGGCCATCCACATATCGTATCCCAATGAAGCAGACCGCGACCGAGCCACTCACCAAGGTCATGATCCTGGTGGAGCGATCATGATTCATGGTCAACGGAACGGCCTCGGCTGGCTTGCCTGGCTAACGCAGAAGTTCAACTGGACAGATGGCTGTATTGCAGTTACGAATGCCGAGATGGATGAAATTTGGAACTTGGTCGAACCCGGAACGCCAATTGAGATCGTACCGTAGCGTCATGGAGAGCAATGCACCGGGGATTCGCCGCCTAACAATGGCGATGCAGCTGACGCCGAAAAGCTTCACACAAATTG is part of the Pseudomonadales bacterium genome and encodes:
- the tnpB gene encoding IS66 family insertion sequence element accessory protein TnpB, with amino-acid sequence MRSGSPSSRSTCGRPRHGALARVIKVFGEARAHHAYLFANRRANRMKVLVHDGFGLWLCARRPASRRLHLGGCTVRGCGDADRRAVAGTGGWTALAATGRGRHPACLEPDIFSQWIPFGCLLWDTARHALGRSNLPPWTQNRCVRWPRSYLPKWSRSAATTR
- a CDS encoding DUF4160 domain-containing protein, encoding MHVHIRSQDGEAKYWLEPRIELAKNYRLSQIQLRQIEAIVEAHRDELVRRPGKSTSEIVVTDISPDGLWVLIVDEEHFLPFS
- a CDS encoding L,D-transpeptidase family protein, with the protein product MRGTWYFLRFRTVRNLLWWLALGLSPIGMVYSQPPNADQVRVVKSEARMYLLRDGEAFRSYRVAFGANPTGHKQREGDERTPEGWYVLDYKKADSAFYKAIHISYPNEADRDRATHQGHDPGGAIMIHGQRNGLGWLAWLTQKFNWTDGCIAVTNAEMDEIWNLVEPGTPIEIVP